Proteins from a genomic interval of Rosa chinensis cultivar Old Blush chromosome 2, RchiOBHm-V2, whole genome shotgun sequence:
- the LOC112185338 gene encoding glucose-6-phosphate 1-dehydrogenase 6, cytoplasmic isoform X2, protein MGSGAWKIEKRDHFRSDSFKEVDNVLENGSLSIIVLGASGDLAKKKTFPALFHLFKQGFLNPNEVHIFGYARTKISDDELRSRIRGYLIQGASSKESEDVTKFLQLIKYVSGSYDGEEGFRLLDKEIAVHEVSKNSADGTSRRLFYLALPPSVYPSVCGMIKNYCMNKSDLGGWTRIVVEKPFGKDLESAEKLSNQIGHLFDESQIYRIDHYLGKELVQNLLVLRFANRFFLPLWNRDNIENVQIVFREDFGTEGRGGYFDEYGIIRDIIQNHLLQVLCLVAMEKPVSLKPEHIRDEKVKVLQSVLPINDDEVVLGQYDGYRDDPTVPDRSNTPTFSTVVLRIHNERWEGVPFILKAGKALNSRKAEIRVQFKDVPGDIFRCKKQGRNEFVIRLQPSEAMYMKLTVKQPGLEMSTVQSELDLSYGQRYQGVTIPEAYERLILDTIKGDQQHFVRRDELKAAWEIFTPLLHRIDNGELKPLPYKPGSRGPAEADALLEKAGYVQTHGYIWIPPTL, encoded by the exons ATGGGATCAGGAGCATGGAAAATTGAGAAAAGGGATCATTTTCGAAGCGATTCCTTTAAAGAAGTGGATAATGTGCTTGAAAACGGGTCTCTGTCGATTATCGTGCTCGGCGCATCCGGTGATCTTGCCAAGAAGAAGACTTTTCCTGCACTCTTCCACCTTTTTAAGCAG GGGTTTCTGAATCCAAATGAAGTTCACATTTTCGGCTATGCAAGGACTAAGATTTCTGATGATGAGCTAAGAAGCCGCATACGTGG ATATCTTATCCAAGGAGCTTCGTCCAAGGAGTCGGAAGATGTAACCAAATTTTTGCAACTG ATCAAATATGTGAGCGGTTCTTATGATGGTGAGGAGGGTTTTCGGCTGCTTGATAAGGAAATTGCAGTGCATGAAGTCTCCAAAAATAGTGCAGATGGAACATCTCGCAGGCTCTTTTATCTTGCACTTCCTCCATCAGTATATCCTTCTGTTTGCGGGATGATCAAGAACTACTGCATGAATAAAT CTGATCTTGGTGGATGGACTCGTATTGTTGTTGAGAAGCCTTTTGGCAAGGATTTGGAATCTGCAGAGAAACTCAGTAATCAGATTGGACACTTGTTTGATGAATCACAAATTTACCGTATTGATCACTATTTGGGAAAGGAATTGGTGCAGAATTTG TTGGTACTTCGTTTTGCAAATAGATTCTTTTTGCCCCTTTGGAACCGAGACAACATAGAGAATGTACAG ATTGTGTTCAGGGAGGATTTTGGGACTGAAGGTCGAGGTGGATATTTTGATGAATATGG AATTATCCGCGATATTATCCAAAATCATCTATTGCAG GTTCTTTGTTTGGTTGCCATGGAAAAGCCTGTTTCCCTTAAACCTGAGCATATCCGGGATGAGAAAGTGAAG GTTCTTCAATCGGTACTTCCAATTAATGATGATGAAGTTGTTCTTGGACAATATGATGGGTATAGAGATGATCCAACTGTTCCTGACCGCTCAAACACTCCCACTTTTTCAACTGTGGTTCTGCGTATACACAATGAAAGATGGGAAG GTGTTCCATTCATACTAAAGGCCGGAAAGGCATTGAATTCAAGAAAGGCAGAAATAAGGGTTCAGTTTAAGGATGTTCCTGGTGACATATTCAGAT GTAAAAAACAAGGGAGGAATGAGTTCGTAATACGCTTGCAACCTTCAGAAGCAATGTACATGAAACTTACA GTCAAGCAGCCTGGACTAGAGATGTCAACTGTCCAAAGTGAATTAGACTTGTCATATGGGCAACGTTATCAAGGGGTGACAATCCCAGAGGCGTATGAACGCCTAATCCTTGATAC AATAAAAGGCGATCAACAGCACTTTGTACGCAGAGATGAGTTGAAG GCGGCCTGGGAAATCTTCACACCTCTTCTGCACAGAATTGACAACGGTGAGCTAAAGCCGCTTCCATACAAACCAGGCAGTCGGGGTCCTGCAGAAGCGGATGCTCTGCTAGAGAAAGCTGGTTATGTACAAACACATGGCTATATATGGATCCCTCCCACCTTGTAA
- the LOC112185340 gene encoding F-box protein SKIP14, which yields MALNLSRGSVLPKYPSPEHSLCSSVRCSNGYVRDQCKEKSLDGDASSSNAELKKNTHYKGELGGYCEPSVDDILDRLPVDPFGMDMSSTFTAISGWLEDFEKGCESYGFGVDEQKRKVVDGGLFAGLNWVWNSAVIFQPELGEVKFDGISIPYDSFDGFGINDGGFVLDDNVEEFLGFGHVVNLDVGYGAKELPVGTMERPECSIKNFDSEGGAPHDAMFYALGYLGVQDLLSVQRVCRSLNHAVKSDPLLWRSINIDWPLNERINDDALVNLTSRAQGNLQTLSLVHCAWITDVGLHRVFDSNPRLTKLSIPGCIKISVESILLNLRTLKSAGKPGIKQLRIGGLSGITDKQFEELKFLLGADNHTQVKSPKPRYFHGGLSYLSCDDDCAIDIEACPRCQRLSLVYDCPAESCQGKYQKAQMCRACILCITRCISCGCCLGDCDYVETLALKKLLEKL from the exons ATGGCTTTGAATCTGTCTCGTGGCTCAGTTCTGCCTAAGTATCCTTCCCCAGAGCATAGTTTGTGTTCTTCTGTTAGGTGTTCTAATGGGTATGTGAGGGATCAATGTAAAGAGAAGAGTTTGGATGGTGATGCATCGAGTTCAAATGCGGAGTTGAAGAAGAATACCCATTACAAGGGTGAATTGGGTGGCTATTGTGAGCCTTCCGTTGATGATATTCTTGATAGGTTGCCTGTTGATCCTTTTGGGATGGATATGAGTTCTACTTTTACGGCGATTAGTGGTTGGCTTGAGGATTTTGAGAAGGGGTGTGAGTCTTATGGGTTTGGGGTGGATGAACAGAAGAGGAAGGTGGTGGATGGTGGGTTGTTTGCTGGTCTGAATTGGGTTTGGAACAGCGCTGTGATATTTCAGCCGGAACTGGGTGAGGTGAAGTTTGATGGAATATCGATTCCATATGATAGCTTTGATGGGTTTGGGATCAATGATGGAGGTTTTGTATTGGACGACAATGTGGaggagtttctgggttttggccaTGTGGTGAACTTGGATGTTGGTTATGGAGCTAAGGAACTGCCGGTTGGAACTATGGAAAGGCCAGAATGTAGCATAAAGAATTTTGATAGTGAAGGCGGTGCTCCACATGATGCTATGTTTTATGCATTGGGTTATCTCGGCGTTCAGGATCTTCTTTCAGTTCAACGGGTTTGCAGGTCTTTGAATCATGCAGTCAAAAGTGATCCTCTTTTATGGAGGAGCATTAACATTGATTGGCCATTGAATGAGAGGATCAATGATGATGCTCTTGTAAATTTAACTAGCAGGGCTCAGGGTAATCTTCAAACCTTAAGTCTAGTGCATTGTGCATGGATTACCGATGTTGGGCTGCATCGCGTGTTTGACAGCAATCCAAGGCTGACAAAA TTAAGTATTCCAGGATGTATAAAAATAAGTGTTGAGAGCATCTTGTTAAACCTAAGGACCTTGAAGTCTGCAGGCAAACCTGGAATAAAGCAGTTAAGAATTGGAGGTCTCTCTGGTATAACAGACAAGCAGTTCGAAGAGTTAAAATTCTTGCTGGGTGCAGATAACCATACCCAGGTTAAATCCCCAAAACCACGGTATTTTCATGGTGGGCTATCGTACCTCTCTTGTGATGATGATTGCGCCATTGACATTGAAGCATGCCCCAGGTGCCAGAGACTAAGTTTAGTTTATGATTGCCCAGCAGAGAGTTGCCAAGGGAAATATCAGAAGGCTCAGATGTGCAGGGCTTGCATACTCTGCATAACTCGCTGTATTAGCTGTGGGTGTTGCCTTGGAGACTGCGATTATGTGGAGACTCTGGCATTAAAGAAACTTTTAGAGAAACTTTAG
- the LOC112185338 gene encoding glucose-6-phosphate 1-dehydrogenase 6, cytoplasmic isoform X1: MGSGAWKIEKRDHFRSDSFKEVDNVLENGSLSIIVLGASGDLAKKKTFPALFHLFKQGFLNPNEVHIFGYARTKISDDELRSRIRGYLIQGASSKESEDVTKFLQLIKYVSGSYDGEEGFRLLDKEIAVHEVSKNSADGTSRRLFYLALPPSVYPSVCGMIKNYCMNKSDLGGWTRIVVEKPFGKDLESAEKLSNQIGHLFDESQIYRIDHYLGKELVQNLLVLRFANRFFLPLWNRDNIENVQIVFREDFGTEGRGGYFDEYGIIRDIIQNHLLQVLCLVAMEKPVSLKPEHIRDEKVKVLQSVLPINDDEVVLGQYDGYRDDPTVPDRSNTPTFSTVVLRIHNERWEGVPFILKAGKALNSRKAEIRVQFKDVPGDIFRCKKQGRNEFVIRLQPSEAMYMKLTVKQPGLEMSTVQSELDLSYGQRYQGVTIPEAYERLILDTIKGDQQHFVRRDELKAAWEIFTPLLHRIDNGELKPLPYKPGSRGPAEADALLEKAGYVQTHGYIWIPPTL; the protein is encoded by the exons ATGGGATCAGGAGCATGGAAAATTGAGAAAAGGGATCATTTTCGAAGCGATTCCTTTAAAGAAGTGGATAATGTGCTTGAAAACGGGTCTCTGTCGATTATCGTGCTCGGCGCATCCGGTGATCTTGCCAAGAAGAAGACTTTTCCTGCACTCTTCCACCTTTTTAAGCAG GGGTTTCTGAATCCAAATGAAGTTCACATTTTCGGCTATGCAAGGACTAAGATTTCTGATGATGAGCTAAGAAGCCGCATACGTGG ATATCTTATCCAAGGAGCTTCGTCCAAGGAGTCGGAAGATGTAACCAAATTTTTGCAACTG ATCAAATATGTGAGCGGTTCTTATGATGGTGAGGAGGGTTTTCGGCTGCTTGATAAGGAAATTGCAGTGCATGAAGTCTCCAAAAATAGTGCAGATGGAACATCTCGCAGGCTCTTTTATCTTGCACTTCCTCCATCAGTATATCCTTCTGTTTGCGGGATGATCAAGAACTACTGCATGAATAAAT CTGATCTTGGTGGATGGACTCGTATTGTTGTTGAGAAGCCTTTTGGCAAGGATTTGGAATCTGCAGAGAAACTCAGTAATCAGATTGGACACTTGTTTGATGAATCACAAATTTACCGTATTGATCACTATTTGGGAAAGGAATTGGTGCAGAATTTG TTGGTACTTCGTTTTGCAAATAGATTCTTTTTGCCCCTTTGGAACCGAGACAACATAGAGAATGTACAG ATTGTGTTCAGGGAGGATTTTGGGACTGAAGGTCGAGGTGGATATTTTGATGAATATGG AATTATCCGCGATATTATCCAAAATCATCTATTGCAG GTTCTTTGTTTGGTTGCCATGGAAAAGCCTGTTTCCCTTAAACCTGAGCATATCCGGGATGAGAAAGTGAAG GTTCTTCAATCGGTACTTCCAATTAATGATGATGAAGTTGTTCTTGGACAATATGATGGGTATAGAGATGATCCAACTGTTCCTGACCGCTCAAACACTCCCACTTTTTCAACTGTGGTTCTGCGTATACACAATGAAAGATGGGAAG GTGTTCCATTCATACTAAAGGCCGGAAAGGCATTGAATTCAAGAAAGGCAGAAATAAGGGTTCAGTTTAAGGATGTTCCTGGTGACATATTCAGAT GTAAAAAACAAGGGAGGAATGAGTTCGTAATACGCTTGCAACCTTCAGAAGCAATGTACATGAAACTTACA GTCAAGCAGCCTGGACTAGAGATGTCAACCGTCCAAAGTGAATTAGACTTGTCATATGGGCAACGTTATCAAGGGGTGACAATCCCAGAGGCGTATGAACGCCTAATCCTTGATAC AATAAAAGGCGATCAACAGCACTTTGTACGCAGAGATGAGTTGAAG GCGGCCTGGGAAATCTTCACACCTCTTCTGCACAGAATTGACAACGGTGAGCTAAAGCCGCTTCCATACAAACCAGGCAGTCGGGGTCCTGCAGAAGCAGATGCTCTGCTAGAGAAAGCTGGTTATGTACAAACACATGGCTATATATGGATCCCTCCCACCTTGTAA